ACGACGGCCTGCTCGTCGGCTACCTGGAGACCGAGGACTTCGCCGCGGCCCGGGCCGGCATGGAGGCCACCGAGGTGAACGCCCGGTGGCAGGCGGAGATGGGGCCGCTCTTCGAGTCCCTGGACGGGACGCGTCCCGACGAGGCGATGAAGCCCCTCACCGAGGTGTTCCACCTCGCCTGAGAAGACTCTTCCCGGGGCGGCGCAGGTAGTGTGAAGGGCCTGCGGCCGCCCACCCGTACCCGGCCCGACCTCGGAGGTCCCTGCCCGATGGCCCATTCCGTGGGTATCAAGGACGTCGCCCGCGCCGCCGGAGTTTCCGTGGGCACGGTCTCCAACGTCATCAACCGGCCCGACACCGTCGCGACCGAGACCCGCGCGCGGGTGCTGTCCGCGATCGACCGGCTCGGCTACGTCCGCAGCGAGTCCGCGCGCCAGCTGCGCGCGGGCCGCAGCCGGATCATGGGGCTGCTCGTCCTCGACATGGGCAACCCCTTCTTCGTCGACGTCGCGCGCGGCGCCGAGCGGGCGGCGCGGGACGCCGGGCTCGGCGTGATGGTCTGCAACAGCGCCCAGAACCCCGGCGAGGAGGCCGAGTACCTCTCGCTCTTCGCCGAGCAGCGGGTCCGGGGCGTCCTGCTCACCCCCGCCGACGCCACCGGCCGCAACATCGCGGGCTTCCGGCGCCACAACATCCCCTTCGTGCTCGTCGACCGGGTCGCCGAGGGCACCACCGAGTGCTCGGTCTCCGTCGACGACGTCGCCGGCGGCGCGCTGGCCGTGCGCCACCTGGTGGACGCCGGACACCGCTCCATCGCCTACGTCAGCGGCCCGCCGGGACTCAACCAGGTGCGCGACCGCCGTACCGGCGCCCTCGCCGCGCTCGCCGAGGCCGGCCTCGGCCCCGACGCACTGCGCGAACTGCCCACCGAACGCCTGGACGTCTCCGCCGGGCGCGACGCCGGCGCCCGCCTGCTCGGGCTCGCGGACCGGCCGACCGCCGTCTTCTGCGCCAACGACCTGCTCGCCCTGGGCGTCCTCCAGGCCCTGTACGCGGCCGGGGTGAGCGTCCCCGACGACCTCGCGATCGTCGGCTACGACGACATCGAGTTCGCCGCCGCGGCGGCCGTCCCGCTCACCTCCGTGCGCCAGCCCGCCGTCACCATGGGCGCGATGGCGGCCGAGCTGCTCCTGGAGGAGACGGAGCTGGACGGCACCGACCGGACCCACCCGCACCGCAGGGTCGTACTCCAGCCCGAACTGGTGGTGCGGCGCTCCAGCCTCGCCGCCCGCTGACCGGCCGCCCGGAACGATTTCATGATCCCGGGGGTCCGCCGCCGCAAGACCGTGTGCTGAACTGGGACACGGCCGAGAAATCCGACCGTCACATCCGTCCGTTCCGGGAGCCCCGTTGAGCGTCAGCTACCGCCAGCCAGGTGTCGTCCTCACCGACCGCCGTTTCACCGTGCCCCTCGACCACCGCGACCCCTCCGGGGAGACGATCGAGCTGTACGCGCGCGAGGCCGTCGCGAGCGACAAGGCGCACCAGGACCTTCCGTGGCTGGTCTACCTCCAGGGCGGTCCCGGCTTCGGGGCGAACCGTTTCATCGGCCGTCCCGCCTGGCTCGGCCGAGCCCTCAAGGAGTTCCGCGTCCTGCTCCTCGACCAGCGCGGCACCGGCGCCTCCACCCCGGCCAACCGCCAGACCCTCCCGCTGCGCGGTGGCCCGGCCGAGCAGGCCGACTACCTCACCCACTTCCGCGCCGACGCCATCGTCCGCGACTGCGAGGCCATCCGCCCCCAGGTCACCGGCGGCGCCCCCTGGACCGTCCTCGGCCAGAGCTTCGGCGGCTTCTGCACCGTCGCCTACCTGTCGCTCGCCCCCGAGGGCCTGAGCACCGCCCTGATCACCGGCGGCCTGCCCTCTCTGGACGCCCACGCCGACGAGATCTACCGGGCCGCCTACCCCCGTGTCGAACGCAAGGTCGCCGCGCACTACGCCCGCTACCCGCAGGACGTCGAACGCGCCCGCCGCATCGCCGACCACCTGCTCACCCACGACGTGGTCCTGCCGGGCGGCTACCGGCTGACCGTCGAGGCCTTCCAGTCCCTCGGCATCCTGCTCGGCGGCAGCGAGGGCAGCCACCGCCTGCACTTCCTCCTGGAGGACGCGTTCGTCCGCACCCCGGGCGGACACGAACTCTCCGACGACTTCCAGGAGCAGGTGCAGGGCCTGCTGTCGTACGCCGGCCACCCGCTGTACGCCCTCGTCCACGAGGCCATCTACGGCCAGGACGGCCGCCCCACCGACTGGTCGGCGGAGCGGGTCCGCGCCGAGTTCCCCCGCTTCGACGCGGCCAAGGCACTCGCCGGCGACGAACCGCTGATGTTCACCGGCGAGTCGGTCCACCCCTGGATGTTCGACTGCGACCCGGCGCTGCGCCCGCTGCGCGAGACCGCCGGCCTGCTCGCCGCCCGCACCGACTGGACGCCCCTGTACGACCGCGCCCGCCTCGCCGCCAACGAGGTACCGGCCGCCGCGGCCGTCTACCACGACGACATGTACGTCGACACCGCCCACGCCCTGACCACCGCCCGCGCGATCCGCGGACTGCGCACCTGGGTGACCGACGAGTTCGAGCACGACGGCGTCCGGGCCGGCGGCCCCCGCGTCCTGGACCGGCTGCTCGCGCTGGCCCGCGACGAGGCCTGACCGGAGCGCGGCCGAATATCCGGGTGGGATGCCGGCGGCGCGGGTTAGTGTGCGGGCATGACGGAGCCGACGATCACGCAACTGGAGCCCATGCCCGGCGACTGGAGCCGCGCTCTCGCCGTCGTCGCCCACCCGGACGACCTGGAGTACGGCTGCTCGGCGGCGATCGCCGGCTGGACCGACGAGGGCCGGGAGGTCACCTACCTGCTCGCCACCCGGGGCGAGGCGGGCATCGACACCATGGCGCCCGCCGAGTGCGCCCCGCTGCGCGAACGGGAGCAGCGGGCGAGCGCCGCGGTCGTCGGCGTGCGCGAGGTGGAGTTCCTCGACCACCGGGACGGTGTCATCGAGTACGGCGTTCCGCTGCGCCGCGACATCGCCGCCGCGATCCGCCGGTACCGGCCCGAGCTGGTCATCACCCTCAACCACCGGGACACCTGGGGCGGCGTCGCCTGGAACACCCCGGACCACGTCGCCGTGGGCCGCGCCACGCTGGACGCGGCGTCCGACGCGGGCAACCGGTGGATCTTCCCCGAGCTGACCGAGCGGGGCCTCGAACCCTGGGACGGCGTGCGCTGGGTCGCGGTCGCCGGTTCCGCCTCGCCCACGCACGCCGTGGACGCCACGCCGGGCCTGGAGCGCGCGGTGCGCTCGCTGCTCGAACACCGGACGTACATCGAGGTGCTGACCGAGGAGGACCCGGAGACGTACGTGCGCGGCTTCCTCACCGGCTTCGCCCAGTCCGCGGGGGAGCGGTTCGGCGGAAAGCCGGCGGTGACCTTCGAAGTCTTCGGGCGGTAGCGGCATGGCGGGGGAGTGGGGTGAGCCGGGGCAGGGGCGGCTCGCCGAGCGGTTCGAGGAGCACCGGGGGCAGCTGAAGGCGGTCGCCTACCGCATGCTCGGTTCGGCGGCCGAGGCGGAGGACGCCGTGCAGGAGGCGTGGCTGCGCCTCGACCGCACCGGCGCCGACGGCATCGACAACCTGGGCGCCTGGCTGACCACGGTGACCGGGCGGGTCTGCCTGGACCTGCTGCGCTCCCGGACCGCGCGCCGCGAGGAGCCGATGGCCGAGGGCTTCGACACCTTCGTGCCCGACCCGGTGGTGCGGGCGCTGCCGCAGGCCGATCCGGAGCAGGAGGCCCTGCACACCGACTCGGTGGGCATCGCCCTGCTGGTGGTACTGGAGGCCCTGGAACCGGCCGAGCGGCTGGCGTTCGTGCTGCACGACATGTTCGCCGTGCCCTTCGACGACATCGCGCGGATCGTCGAGCGCAGCCCGGCCGCCACCCGGCAGCTGGCCAGCCGGGCCCGGCGCCGGGTGCGGGACGCCACCCCCGCCGCCGACCCGGACCTGGGCCGGCAGCGCCGGGCGGTGGAGGCGTTCCTCGCCGCGAGCCGCGCCGGGGACTTCGAGGCGCTGGTGTCCGTGCTCCACCCGGACGTGGTGCTGCGCGCAGACGCCGGTGCGCTGGGCCGGGGCCCGGCCGCGTCCAAGGTCGTCGCCGGCGCCCGGACGGTCGCCACCGGCGCCTTCCACTTCCGCCACCTCGCGGGGGCGGCACGCCTCGCCCTGGTCAACGGCGCGGTGGGCACCGTCGCCGTCACCGAGGGACGTCCGCGGTCGGTCACGTACGTCACCGTCGCCGACGGGCTCATCACCGGCCTGTACATCCTCTCCGACCCCGAGCGGCTGGCCCGCCTCGACCTCTCCGCGCTGGAGGCCTGACCGGGGCCGGGAGCCGTCGGCACGGGGGGCGTGCCGACGGCCCGTATCCTCGGTGACATGCGAGAACACACGGTGGACCGGGCCGCGCTGCGCGCCGACTGCGGGCAGTGCTTCGGTCTGTGCTGCGTGGCCCTTCCGTTCGCCCGCTCGGCGGACTTCGCCATCGACAAGGACGCGGGGAAGCCCTGCCCGAACCTCGGCACCGACCACCGCTGCGGCATCCACGCCGAGCTGCGGGACCGCGGCTTCACCGGCTGCACGGTCTACGACTGCTTCGGCGCCGGGCAGCAGGTCTCGCAGGTCACCTTCGGCGGACAGGACTGGCGCACCGGCCCGCCGGAGCGCGCCCGCCTCGTCTTCGACGTCTTCCCGGTCGTCCGCCAGCTGCACGAACTGCTCTGGTACCTGACCGAGGCGCTCACCCTGCCCGCCGCCCGCCCGGTCCACCCCGACCTGCGCCGCGCCCTGGCGGAGACCGAGCGGCTCACCGACGGGACCCCCGAGGAACTGGCGGCCCTCGATGTGGCCGCGCACCGGCAGCGGGTCAACGCGCTCCTGCTGCGCGCCAGCGAACTGATGCGGTCCGGCACCCGCGGCCGGAAGAAGAACCGCCGCAACGCCGACCTGATGGGCGCCCGCCTCAGGGGCGCCGACCTCGCCGGGGCCGATCTGCGCGGCGCCTACCTCATCGCCGCCGACCTCACCGGTGCGGACCTGCGGGGCGCCGACCTGATCGGCGCGGACCTGCGTGACGCCGACCTGACGGACGCGGACCTGACGGGAGCCTTCTTCCTGACCCAGCCGCAGCTCACCGCGGCCCGGGGCGGAGCCGGTACCAGGCTGCCGGACTCAGTCACCCGCCCGGTGCACTGGACAGCGGGCCGCTGACGCGGCGTCCCCGGCGTCGTCGGTGGCCTCGGTGCGGGCGCCGCCCTCCGGCGCCGGGCCGGGACCGCCGGACGCGGTGCGCCGCTCCAGCCGCAGCCGCAGCCCCTCCGGCATCAGCGTCAGCCGCTCGGTCACCCGCAGCCGGTAACCGGGCTCGGGCCGCAGCTCGTAGCGGCGCAGCAGCAGACCCAGGACCAGCGTCGCCTCGTGCAGCGCGAACTGCCGCCCGATGCAGGCCCGCGCCCCCGTCCCGAACGGCTTGAAGGTGTGCGGGGCGCGCGACCGTACGGCCTTCGCGTCGAAGCGGTCCGGGTCGAAGCGCTCGGCGTCCGGGCCCCACACGTCGGGGTCGCGGTGCAGCATCCCGGTGAGCACCAGTGCCCAGGCCCCGCGCCGCATCGGGTACGCGCCGCCCAGCACCGTGTCCTCGCGGGCCTCCCGTGCGAAGGCGGGGGCGGTCGGCCACAGCCGCAGCGACTCGTCCAGCACCCGGCGCGTGTAGCGCAGCCTGGCCACCTGCTCGTAGCCGGGTGCCTCGGTGTCGCCCCAGACGCGGTCCACCTCGTCCCGGACCCGGGCGGCGACGTCGGGGTGCTGGGCGAGGTAGTGCAGGGCGAAGGAGAGCGCGCCCGAGGTGGTCTCGTGCCCGGCGACCAGGAAGGTGATGACCTGCCGGCGGACGTTCTCCGGTGACAGCCGCTCACCGGTGACGGGATGGGTCGTCTCCAGCATCCGGTCGAGCAGGTCGCCCTCGCCGCCCGCCGCGGCCCGGCGTTCGCGGACGAGGTCGTCCACGGTGCG
The Streptomyces sp. NBC_01723 genome window above contains:
- a CDS encoding L-rhamnose mutarotase; this translates as MRRVCFLLKVRRDRIAEYRERHAAVWPEMCEALSATGWHNYSLFLRDDGLLVGYLETEDFAAARAGMEATEVNARWQAEMGPLFESLDGTRPDEAMKPLTEVFHLA
- a CDS encoding LacI family DNA-binding transcriptional regulator, translating into MAHSVGIKDVARAAGVSVGTVSNVINRPDTVATETRARVLSAIDRLGYVRSESARQLRAGRSRIMGLLVLDMGNPFFVDVARGAERAARDAGLGVMVCNSAQNPGEEAEYLSLFAEQRVRGVLLTPADATGRNIAGFRRHNIPFVLVDRVAEGTTECSVSVDDVAGGALAVRHLVDAGHRSIAYVSGPPGLNQVRDRRTGALAALAEAGLGPDALRELPTERLDVSAGRDAGARLLGLADRPTAVFCANDLLALGVLQALYAAGVSVPDDLAIVGYDDIEFAAAAAVPLTSVRQPAVTMGAMAAELLLEETELDGTDRTHPHRRVVLQPELVVRRSSLAAR
- a CDS encoding alpha/beta fold hydrolase, whose product is MSVSYRQPGVVLTDRRFTVPLDHRDPSGETIELYAREAVASDKAHQDLPWLVYLQGGPGFGANRFIGRPAWLGRALKEFRVLLLDQRGTGASTPANRQTLPLRGGPAEQADYLTHFRADAIVRDCEAIRPQVTGGAPWTVLGQSFGGFCTVAYLSLAPEGLSTALITGGLPSLDAHADEIYRAAYPRVERKVAAHYARYPQDVERARRIADHLLTHDVVLPGGYRLTVEAFQSLGILLGGSEGSHRLHFLLEDAFVRTPGGHELSDDFQEQVQGLLSYAGHPLYALVHEAIYGQDGRPTDWSAERVRAEFPRFDAAKALAGDEPLMFTGESVHPWMFDCDPALRPLRETAGLLAARTDWTPLYDRARLAANEVPAAAAVYHDDMYVDTAHALTTARAIRGLRTWVTDEFEHDGVRAGGPRVLDRLLALARDEA
- a CDS encoding PIG-L deacetylase family protein translates to MTEPTITQLEPMPGDWSRALAVVAHPDDLEYGCSAAIAGWTDEGREVTYLLATRGEAGIDTMAPAECAPLREREQRASAAVVGVREVEFLDHRDGVIEYGVPLRRDIAAAIRRYRPELVITLNHRDTWGGVAWNTPDHVAVGRATLDAASDAGNRWIFPELTERGLEPWDGVRWVAVAGSASPTHAVDATPGLERAVRSLLEHRTYIEVLTEEDPETYVRGFLTGFAQSAGERFGGKPAVTFEVFGR
- the sigJ gene encoding RNA polymerase sigma factor SigJ — encoded protein: MAGEWGEPGQGRLAERFEEHRGQLKAVAYRMLGSAAEAEDAVQEAWLRLDRTGADGIDNLGAWLTTVTGRVCLDLLRSRTARREEPMAEGFDTFVPDPVVRALPQADPEQEALHTDSVGIALLVVLEALEPAERLAFVLHDMFAVPFDDIARIVERSPAATRQLASRARRRVRDATPAADPDLGRQRRAVEAFLAASRAGDFEALVSVLHPDVVLRADAGALGRGPAASKVVAGARTVATGAFHFRHLAGAARLALVNGAVGTVAVTEGRPRSVTYVTVADGLITGLYILSDPERLARLDLSALEA
- a CDS encoding pentapeptide repeat-containing protein encodes the protein MREHTVDRAALRADCGQCFGLCCVALPFARSADFAIDKDAGKPCPNLGTDHRCGIHAELRDRGFTGCTVYDCFGAGQQVSQVTFGGQDWRTGPPERARLVFDVFPVVRQLHELLWYLTEALTLPAARPVHPDLRRALAETERLTDGTPEELAALDVAAHRQRVNALLLRASELMRSGTRGRKKNRRNADLMGARLRGADLAGADLRGAYLIAADLTGADLRGADLIGADLRDADLTDADLTGAFFLTQPQLTAARGGAGTRLPDSVTRPVHWTAGR
- a CDS encoding cytochrome P450, encoding MARTTNETARDGLPKGFRSAELGWPELRRIPRPPYRVPLLGDVIGASRRTPMQDSLRYARQLGPIFRRRAFGKEFVFVWGAGLAADLADESRFAKHVGLGVANLRPVAGDGLFTAYNHEPNWQLAHDVLAPGFSREAMAGYHVMMLDVASRLTDHWDRARAAGRAVDVPGDMTKLTLETIARTGFGHDFGSFERSRPHPFVSAMVGTLTYAQRLNTVPAPLAPWLLRDAGRRNAADIAHLNRTVDDLVRERRAAAGGEGDLLDRMLETTHPVTGERLSPENVRRQVITFLVAGHETTSGALSFALHYLAQHPDVAARVRDEVDRVWGDTEAPGYEQVARLRYTRRVLDESLRLWPTAPAFAREAREDTVLGGAYPMRRGAWALVLTGMLHRDPDVWGPDAERFDPDRFDAKAVRSRAPHTFKPFGTGARACIGRQFALHEATLVLGLLLRRYELRPEPGYRLRVTERLTLMPEGLRLRLERRTASGGPGPAPEGGARTEATDDAGDAASAARCPVHRAGD